A stretch of the Cottoperca gobio chromosome 2, fCotGob3.1, whole genome shotgun sequence genome encodes the following:
- the gpbar1 gene encoding G-protein coupled bile acid receptor 1, whose translation MMDYNDSHALFSGEQLIYAITIPLSTAIILANLAIILGIAWNRQLHNTPNYFFLSLLVADLSTGVALPFIPLMGLNRELSFSSCMVAHIFPNFLFLAFLFNLVMVHNERYICIVDPLHYNNLWMHRNFPLALLAVWAPPLLYASLPAFGWNNWTGPDWNGCCASSQNTMPLSNCSTNNTTCCSYRRVFPNAFIYLEVYGLVLPAILTIAGMTGRVLWITRGQLKDICRLHRSVERGSQASDQEQKLNLRYTRCVVAVSLTFLACWVPYLIYMHVCIGFLISDTKRSSTVHIVLSCMGIGSMAVVPLVLGLANRQYTEPAYKLLQKLRDRWRGRTQGSEEVAV comes from the coding sequence ATGATGGACTACAACGACTCCCATGCTCTGTTCTCTGGGGAGCAGCTCATCTATGCCATCACCATACCACTGTCAACCGCCATCATCTTGGCCAACCTCGCCATCATCTTGGGCATCGCCTGGAACCGCCAGCTCCACAACACGCCCAACTACTTCTTCCTCAGCCTGTTAGTGGCAGATCTGTCCACGGGCGTGGCGCTGCCTTTCATACCACTAATGGGTCTGAACCGGGAGTTGAGTTTCAGCTCCTGCATGGTGGCTCACATTTTCCCAAACTTCCTCTTCCTGGCGTTCCTTTTCAACCTGGTAATGGTCCACAATGAGCGCTACATTTGCATCGTCGACCCCCTGCATTACAATAACTTGTGGATGCATCGCAACTTCCCTCTGGCGTTGCTTGCGGTTTGGGCGCCGCCACTTCTGTACGCATCTCTACCTGCTTTCGGGTGGAATAACTGGACAGGGCCCGATTGGAACGGCTGTTGTGCAAGTAGCCAAAATACAATGCCGCTTTCAAACTGTTCGACAAACAACACAACGTGCTGCTCGTACAGGCGAGTATTCCCCAATGCTTTCATCTACTTGGAGGTGTATGGACTCGTCTTACCTGCTATTCTTACCATCGCTGGCATGACTGGCCGAGTTTTATGGATCACCCGAGGTCAGCTGAAGGATATTTGTCGCCTCCATCGTTCAGTGGAGAGGGGAAGTCAGGCCTCGGACCAAGAGCAGAAGCTAAACCTGCGGTACACTCGCTGCGTAGTGGCGGTGTCGCTGACGTTCCTCGCGTGCTGGGTACCCTACCTCATTTACATGCACGTCTGCATAGGGTTTCTGATCAGTGACACCAAGCGGAGCTCCACCGTTCACATCGTGCTGTCGTGCATGGGGATTGGAAGCATGGCAGTGGTGCCGCTGGTGCTGGGCCTAGCTAACAGGCAGTACACAGAACCTGCGTACAAACTTCTCCAGAAACTTAGAGACAGGTGGAGGGGAAGGACACAGGGATCAGAGGAGGTGGCAGTCTGA
- the LOC115021732 gene encoding keratin, type I cytoskeletal 18-like isoform X1 codes for MPSNTAASMFGGAGGRGSRVSVASLEGLRNVLRNETERDSAPAVTPFKATPAASSAPAAPAAPADDKQTMRGLNDRLSGYLGKVRQLEQENGDLEKQIDAILAKRKTPEGRDWDEIEKPLDDLKKQIKGITMDNAKLLLQIDNTKLANDDFKNKLDDETKGRKELEKDLEDLKKTIEDTKLNSIQTLKETDLVKNEVARLETEHKEEVDILLDKIKDSEVKVEIESQNSNLAEIVFKIRIQYDHLAQKNLEDTEQWYQSKFDNIKVMEALNNEDLQSGKSELKDLLKQKQSLEIKIQGVHSKINNLEEVLAFTKVENNQRLGPLNKGIRALEAELKEVRAEVERHVENNKNLLCVKMKLEAEMDNYQRLIHGIAADAESLEFSLEDGLQSGQQKPDEAPKLQKKVKEEAIKMAEA; via the exons ATGCCTTCAAACACCGCTGCCAGCATGTTTGGTGGAGCAGGGGGAAGGGGCTCCAGGGTGTCCGTGGCGAGTCTGGAGGGGCTGCGTAATGTGCTGCGCAACGAGACGGAGAGAGACTCCGCTCCCGCTGTTACACCCTTTAAAGCAACACCTGCCGCTTCCTCCGCTCCGGCTGCGCCTGCCGCCCCCGCGGACGACAAGCAGACAATGCGGGGTCTGAACGACCGACTGTCCGGCTACCTGGGCAAGGTGAGACAGCTGGAGCAGGAAAACGGAGATCTGGAGAAACAGATTGATGCGATTTTGGCCAAGAGAAAAACACCTGAAGGGCGCGACTGGGATGAGATTGAGAAACCCCTGGATGACCTGAAGAAGCAG ATCAAAGGCATCACCATGGACAACGCCAAGCTGCTGCTCCAGATTGACAACACCAAACTGGCTAATGATGACTTCAAGAACAA GCTGGACGATGAGACTAAAGGACGGAAGGAGTTAGAAAAAGACCTGGAGGATCTGAAGAAGACCATTGAGGATACCAAGCTGAACAGCATCCAGACACTGAAGGAGACCGATCTGGTGAAGAACGAGGTCGCTCGCCTCGAGACGGAACACAAAGAG GAGGTGGATATTCTGCTCGATAAGATCAAGGATTCTGAGGTGAAGGTGGAGATCGAGTCTCAGAACTCCAACCTGGCTGAGATTGTTTTCAAGATCCGCATCCAGTACGACCACCTCGCCCAGAAGAACCTGGAGGACACAGAGCAGTGGTACCAAAGCAAG TTTGACAACATCAAAGTGATGGAGGCCCTTAACAACGAGGACTTGCAGAGTGGAAAGTCAGAGCTCAAGGATCTGCTCAAACAGAAACAATCTCTGGAAATTAAGATCCAGGGTGTGCACAGCAAG ATCAACAACCTGGAGGAGGTCCTCGCGTTCACCAAAGTGGAGAACAACCAACGTCTGGGGCCCCTCAACAAAGGGATACGGGCGCTGGAGGCCGAGCTGAAGGAGGTGAGGGCAGAGGTGGAGCGCCACGTGGAAAACAACAAGAATCTGCTGTGTGTGAAGATGAAGCTGGAGGCGGAGATGGATAACTACCAGCGACTGATTCACGGCATAGCGGCCGACGCTGAAAG CTTGGAGTTTTCTTTAGAAGATGGGCTGCAAAGTG GCCAGCAAAAGCCTGACGAGGCGCCCAAACTGCAGAAAAAGGTGAAAGAAGAGGCAATTAAAATGGCCGAAGCCTGA
- the LOC115021732 gene encoding keratin, type I cytoskeletal 18-like isoform X2 has protein sequence MPSNTAASMFGGAGGRGSRVSVASLEGLRNVLRNETERDSAPAVTPFKATPAASSAPAAPAAPADDKQTMRGLNDRLSGYLGKVRQLEQENGDLEKQIDAILAKRKTPEGRDWDEIEKPLDDLKKQIKGITMDNAKLLLQIDNTKLANDDFKNKLDDETKGRKELEKDLEDLKKTIEDTKLNSIQTLKETDLVKNEVARLETEHKEEVDILLDKIKDSEVKVEIESQNSNLAEIVFKIRIQYDHLAQKNLEDTEQWYQSKFDNIKVMEALNNEDLQSGKSELKDLLKQKQSLEIKIQGVHSKINNLEEVLAFTKVENNQRLGPLNKGIRALEAELKEVRAEVERHVENNKNLLCVKMKLEAEMDNYQRLIHGIAADAERPAKA, from the exons ATGCCTTCAAACACCGCTGCCAGCATGTTTGGTGGAGCAGGGGGAAGGGGCTCCAGGGTGTCCGTGGCGAGTCTGGAGGGGCTGCGTAATGTGCTGCGCAACGAGACGGAGAGAGACTCCGCTCCCGCTGTTACACCCTTTAAAGCAACACCTGCCGCTTCCTCCGCTCCGGCTGCGCCTGCCGCCCCCGCGGACGACAAGCAGACAATGCGGGGTCTGAACGACCGACTGTCCGGCTACCTGGGCAAGGTGAGACAGCTGGAGCAGGAAAACGGAGATCTGGAGAAACAGATTGATGCGATTTTGGCCAAGAGAAAAACACCTGAAGGGCGCGACTGGGATGAGATTGAGAAACCCCTGGATGACCTGAAGAAGCAG ATCAAAGGCATCACCATGGACAACGCCAAGCTGCTGCTCCAGATTGACAACACCAAACTGGCTAATGATGACTTCAAGAACAA GCTGGACGATGAGACTAAAGGACGGAAGGAGTTAGAAAAAGACCTGGAGGATCTGAAGAAGACCATTGAGGATACCAAGCTGAACAGCATCCAGACACTGAAGGAGACCGATCTGGTGAAGAACGAGGTCGCTCGCCTCGAGACGGAACACAAAGAG GAGGTGGATATTCTGCTCGATAAGATCAAGGATTCTGAGGTGAAGGTGGAGATCGAGTCTCAGAACTCCAACCTGGCTGAGATTGTTTTCAAGATCCGCATCCAGTACGACCACCTCGCCCAGAAGAACCTGGAGGACACAGAGCAGTGGTACCAAAGCAAG TTTGACAACATCAAAGTGATGGAGGCCCTTAACAACGAGGACTTGCAGAGTGGAAAGTCAGAGCTCAAGGATCTGCTCAAACAGAAACAATCTCTGGAAATTAAGATCCAGGGTGTGCACAGCAAG ATCAACAACCTGGAGGAGGTCCTCGCGTTCACCAAAGTGGAGAACAACCAACGTCTGGGGCCCCTCAACAAAGGGATACGGGCGCTGGAGGCCGAGCTGAAGGAGGTGAGGGCAGAGGTGGAGCGCCACGTGGAAAACAACAAGAATCTGCTGTGTGTGAAGATGAAGCTGGAGGCGGAGATGGATAACTACCAGCGACTGATTCACGGCATAGCGGCCGACGCTGAAAG GCCAGCAAAAGCCTGA
- the LOC115021746 gene encoding keratin, type II cytoskeletal 8-like, translating into MSKAKDYSSQSYSPGSTGPVKSNPTNKKTDPAGKSREKDDMVGLNDKFVRLIEKVKHLEGENKKLDTKLKILKDKDDYEGKIDDIVRQLENQMEQQIENLINDQEKLKAELLKNQEEVVDNKKKFEDEFLKKAELENEFIIKKKDVDEGHLDAVDLALELEDLMGKLDFLRVGYDEEIKELDSQVQNETVVLHDTSKRALDMDEIVDSVKNQYANMAARSREEVGQWNQKKMDSMVLNAGQREQDVRDLRREISDLVRNIQRLNGDLEALTRKEESLSKDINDVRTEGNNNLQRARGDIAQIEEALRRAKQDLAGQIREHQELMNLKLALDIEIATYRKLLEGEEQRMNYLMRHIAF; encoded by the exons ATGTCTAAAGCGAAAGATTACAGCAGCCAGTCCTACTCCCCGGGCAGCACGGGACCGGTCAAAAGCAACCCGACCAACAAGAAGACCGACCCGGCGGGCAAATCCAGGGAGAAGGACGACATGGTTGGACTCAACGACAAGTTTGTCAGGTTGATTGAAAAG GTGAAACACTTGGAGGGTGAGAACAAAAAGCTCGACACGAAGCTGAAGATCCTCAAGGACAAGGATGACTACGAGGGGAAAATCGACGACATTGTCAGGCAGCTTGAGAACCAGATGGAGCAGCAGATCGAGAACTTGATCAACGACCAAGAAAAACTGAAGGCTGAGCTGCTCAAGAACCAGGAAGAGGTGGTGGACAACAAGAAGAA GTTTGAGGATGAGTTCTTAAAAAAAGCAGAACTGGAGAATGAATTTATCATCAAGAAAAAG GACGTAGATGAAGGTCACTTGGATGCAGTAGATCTGGCTCTGGAGCTGGAAGACCTGATGGGGAAACTGGACTTCCTCAGGGTTGGCTATGATGAG GAGATCAAGGAGCTGGATTCACAAGTCCAGAATGAGACTGTGGTCTTACATGACACCAGCAAACGCGCTCTGGACATGGATGAGATTGTTGACAGTGTCAAGAATCAGTATGCCAACATGGCCGCCCGCAGCAGGGAGGAAGTAGGGCAGTGGAACCAGAAAAAG ATGGATTCCATGGTCCTCAATGCAGGACAGCGCGAGCAGGATGTGCGTGATCTAAGGAGGGAGATCTCAGACCTGGTGCGCAACATCCAGAGGCTGAACGGGGACCTGGAGGCTCTCACAAGGAAG GAAGAGTCCCTGAGCAAGGACATCAATGACGTGAGGACAGAAGGCAACAACAACCTGCAAAGGGCTCGGGGGGACATTGCCCAGATAGAGGAGGCCTTGAGGCGGGCAAAGCAAGACTTGGCTGGACAGATCCGCGAACACCAAGAGCTGATGAACCTCAAGCTGGCCCTTGACATCGAGATCGCCACCTATCGCAAGCTGCTGGAGGGCGAGGAGCAAAG AATGAACTACCTCATGCGCCACATAG CCTTCTAA